In Citrus sinensis cultivar Valencia sweet orange chromosome 4, DVS_A1.0, whole genome shotgun sequence, one DNA window encodes the following:
- the LOC127901860 gene encoding uncharacterized protein LOC127901860: MDATAYLKLPKSVPLEVRTSSSIGVEAEVMGVDDGRSWIDPILSYIRDGILLVDRKYGIPYTIITDNGRQFHNHNFKEFCQNLGVELKFCSLAHPQANGQVEAANKVIKKPLKTRLGEKKGAWANKLPGVLWAYRTTHKTATGETPFALAFGHEAVVPAEIGVRTHRIEYFSEEQNDEQMCINLNLMEDKREKALQKVAQCQQRIIHYYNRNVRIR; the protein is encoded by the exons ATGGATGCAACTGCATATCTGAAGTTGCCCAAGTCAGTCCCACTGGAAGTGAGAACTTCGTCAAGCATTGGGGTAGAAGCAGAAGTAATGGGGGTGGACGATGGAAGATCCTGGATAGATCCAATTCTCTCATATATTCGTGATGGCATCTTACTAGTGGATAGAAA ATACGGGATCCCTTATACAATCATAACCGATAATGGAAGACAATTTCACAACCATAATTTTAAGGagttttgtcaaaatttggGTGTTGAATTGAAGTTTTGCTCTCTGGCACACCCCCAAGCAAATGGACAggtagaagcagccaacaaagtCATAAAGAAGCCCCTGAAAACTAGGTTAGGAGAGAAGAAGGGAGCCTGGGCCAATAAATTGCCAGGGGTATTATGGGCCTACCGGACAACACATAAAACCGCAACTGGAGAAACCCCATTCGCCTTAGCCTTTGGTCATGAGGCTGTGGTCCCAGCAGAAATCGGAGTAAGAACACATCGAATAGAATATTTCAGTGAGGAGCAGAATGACGAGCAAATGTGTATAAACCTAAATTTGATGGAGGATAAGAGAGAAAAAGCCTTGCAGAAGGTAGCTCAGTGTCAGCAGAGGATCATACACTACTACAACCGAAATGTGCGCATAAGGTAA
- the LOC102627183 gene encoding protein FEZ-like isoform X1, translated as MDSLTGIGFRPLDEEIIDLLKKKRLDRGFSVETIKEIDFYSFDPWDLAGLSEFQSMQDVCYFFSKPKYRGAKRKRSGQQQHRKTKSGTWKKTGSDSEMKRKNSTEVIGNKDYLVFIHNDATSEKVNTKWLMHEIAIADDPLYKENFVVCRLERKTCDKKLGVSTTDKHQSSQDFASSSSINVVEDMSLESAQPPDRHLVSKTTQIVENINLKNHLQPSENLFSCNEDSAATTSLDSGLSPSDCLIHYSGNHVAENTSTGLQLVPHDVLESLRLPDEQWALEQESSYSNGPSFGGDLLNSQFDSGQAIAFSESQQLPNHLISCSRNHVAENTSTGLQLVLHPVLESWRSPDEQRATYSIDVVENSFEVEPRIPAEFNTHGSFNGLNNDCFLALQSPTSLEQESSYSNGPSFGGDLLNSQFDSGQVIAFSESQQLPNHLTSCSRNHVAENTSTGLQLVPHPVLESLRESKDN; from the exons ATGGACAGTCTCACAGGCATTGGATTCCGGCCATTGGATGAAGAAATCATTGATCtcctgaagaagaagaggctTGACCGTGGTTTCTCTGTTGAAACGATCAaggaaattgatttttatagcTTTGACCCCTGGGACCTAGCCG GGCTTTCTGAGTTTCAGTCTATGCAAGATGTGTGCTACTTTTTCTCTAAGCCTAAGTACAGGGGTGCCAAGCGGAAACGGTCAGGACAACAACAACATAGAAAAACCAAGTCAGGAACCTGGAAAAAGACTGGCAGTGATTCTGAGATGAAGCGGAAAAACAGTACTGAGGTGATTGGTAACAAAGACTATCTTGTTTTTATCCACAACGATGCTACTTCCGAGAAAGTTAACACAAAGTGGCTTATGCACGAGATAGCTATTGCGGATGACCCTCTCTATAAG gAAAACTTTGTCGTGTGTCGCCTAGAAAGAAAAACTTGTGATAAAAAGCTTGGTGTTTCAACTACTGATAAACATCAATCAAGTCAAGATTTTGCTTCTAGTTCTAGCATCAATGTTGTGGAAGATATGTCTCTAGAATCTGCTCAACCACCAGATCGACATTTGGTTTCTAAAACAACTCAAAttgtagaaaatataaatttgaagaatCATCTACAACCAAGTgagaatttgttttcttgtaatgaAGACTCAGCAGCTACCACTAGTTTGGATTCGGGATTATCACCGAGTGACTGTTTGATTCATTATTCTGGAAATCATGTTGCAGAAAATACTTCTACAGGATTGCAGCTAGTACCACATGACGTTTTGGAGTCACTGAGACTACCAGATGAGCAATGGGCTCTGGAACAAGAATCGTCATATTCTAATGGTCCTAGTTTTGGTGGTGATTTATTGAATTCTCAATTTGACAGTGGGCAGGCAATTGCTTTCTCTGAGTCGCAGCAACTACCAAACCACTTGATCTCTTGTTCTAGAAATCATGTTGCAGAAAATACTTCTACAGGATTGCAGCTAGTACTGCATCCCGTTTTGGAGTCATGGAGATCACCAGATGAGCAACGGGCTACTTATTCTATTGATGTTGTAGAGAATTCTTTCGAGGTAGAACCTCGAATTCCTGCAGAATTCAATACACATGGCAGCTTTAATGGGCTGAATAATGACTGTTTCCTGGCATTGCAGTCACCAACTTCTCTGGAGCAGGAATCGTCATATTCTAATGGTCCTAGTTTTGGTGGTGATTTATTGAATTCTCAATTTGACAGTGGACAGGTAATTGCTTTCTCTGAGTCGCAGCAACTACCAAACCACTTGACCTCTTGTTCTAGAAATCATGTTGCAGAAAATACTTCTACAGGATTGCAGCTAGTACCACATCCCGTTTTGGAGTCACTGAGAGAGAGCAAAGACAATTAA
- the LOC102627183 gene encoding NAC domain-containing protein 86-like isoform X2 — MDSLTGIGFRPLDEEIIDLLKKKRLDRGFSVETIKEIDFYSFDPWDLAGLSEFQSMQDVCYFFSKPKYRGAKRKRSGQQQHRKTKSGTWKKTGSDSEMKRKNSTEVIGNKDYLVFIHNDATSEKVNTKWLMHEIAIADDPLYKENFVVCRLERKTCDKKLGVSTTDKHQSSQDFASSSSINVVEDMSLESAQPPDRHLVSKTTQIVENINLKNHLQPSENLFSCNEDSAATTSLDSGLSPSDCLIHYSGNHVAENTSTGLQLVPHDVLESLRLPDEQWALEQESSYSNGPSFGGDLLNSQFDSGQAIAFSESQQLPNHLISCSRNHVAENTSTGLQLVLHPVLESWRSPDEQRATYSIDVVENSFESPTSLEQESSYSNGPSFGGDLLNSQFDSGQVIAFSESQQLPNHLTSCSRNHVAENTSTGLQLVPHPVLESLRESKDN, encoded by the exons ATGGACAGTCTCACAGGCATTGGATTCCGGCCATTGGATGAAGAAATCATTGATCtcctgaagaagaagaggctTGACCGTGGTTTCTCTGTTGAAACGATCAaggaaattgatttttatagcTTTGACCCCTGGGACCTAGCCG GGCTTTCTGAGTTTCAGTCTATGCAAGATGTGTGCTACTTTTTCTCTAAGCCTAAGTACAGGGGTGCCAAGCGGAAACGGTCAGGACAACAACAACATAGAAAAACCAAGTCAGGAACCTGGAAAAAGACTGGCAGTGATTCTGAGATGAAGCGGAAAAACAGTACTGAGGTGATTGGTAACAAAGACTATCTTGTTTTTATCCACAACGATGCTACTTCCGAGAAAGTTAACACAAAGTGGCTTATGCACGAGATAGCTATTGCGGATGACCCTCTCTATAAG gAAAACTTTGTCGTGTGTCGCCTAGAAAGAAAAACTTGTGATAAAAAGCTTGGTGTTTCAACTACTGATAAACATCAATCAAGTCAAGATTTTGCTTCTAGTTCTAGCATCAATGTTGTGGAAGATATGTCTCTAGAATCTGCTCAACCACCAGATCGACATTTGGTTTCTAAAACAACTCAAAttgtagaaaatataaatttgaagaatCATCTACAACCAAGTgagaatttgttttcttgtaatgaAGACTCAGCAGCTACCACTAGTTTGGATTCGGGATTATCACCGAGTGACTGTTTGATTCATTATTCTGGAAATCATGTTGCAGAAAATACTTCTACAGGATTGCAGCTAGTACCACATGACGTTTTGGAGTCACTGAGACTACCAGATGAGCAATGGGCTCTGGAACAAGAATCGTCATATTCTAATGGTCCTAGTTTTGGTGGTGATTTATTGAATTCTCAATTTGACAGTGGGCAGGCAATTGCTTTCTCTGAGTCGCAGCAACTACCAAACCACTTGATCTCTTGTTCTAGAAATCATGTTGCAGAAAATACTTCTACAGGATTGCAGCTAGTACTGCATCCCGTTTTGGAGTCATGGAGATCACCAGATGAGCAACGGGCTACTTATTCTATTGATGTTGTAGAGAATTCTTTCGAG TCACCAACTTCTCTGGAGCAGGAATCGTCATATTCTAATGGTCCTAGTTTTGGTGGTGATTTATTGAATTCTCAATTTGACAGTGGACAGGTAATTGCTTTCTCTGAGTCGCAGCAACTACCAAACCACTTGACCTCTTGTTCTAGAAATCATGTTGCAGAAAATACTTCTACAGGATTGCAGCTAGTACCACATCCCGTTTTGGAGTCACTGAGAGAGAGCAAAGACAATTAA
- the LOC102627183 gene encoding NAC domain-containing protein 86-like isoform X3, with product MDSLTGIGFRPLDEEIIDLLKKKRLDRGFSVETIKEIDFYSFDPWDLAGLSEFQSMQDVCYFFSKPKYRGAKRKRSGQQQHRKTKSGTWKKTGSDSEMKRKNSTEVIGNKDYLVFIHNDATSEKVNTKWLMHEIAIADDPLYKENFVVCRLERKTCDKKLGVSTTDKHQSSQDFASSSSINVVEDMSLESAQPPDRHLVSKTTQIVENINLKNHLQPSENLFSCNEDSAATTSLDSGLSPSDCLIHYSGNHVAENTSTGLQLVPHDVLESLRLPDEQWALEQESSYSNGPSFGGDLLNSQFDSGQAIAFSESQQLPNHLISCSRNHVAENTSTGLQLVLHPVLESWRSPDEQRATYSIDVVENSFEVEPRIPAEFNTHGSFNGLNNDCFLALQSPTSLEQESSYSNGPSFGGDLLNSQFDSGQDCS from the exons ATGGACAGTCTCACAGGCATTGGATTCCGGCCATTGGATGAAGAAATCATTGATCtcctgaagaagaagaggctTGACCGTGGTTTCTCTGTTGAAACGATCAaggaaattgatttttatagcTTTGACCCCTGGGACCTAGCCG GGCTTTCTGAGTTTCAGTCTATGCAAGATGTGTGCTACTTTTTCTCTAAGCCTAAGTACAGGGGTGCCAAGCGGAAACGGTCAGGACAACAACAACATAGAAAAACCAAGTCAGGAACCTGGAAAAAGACTGGCAGTGATTCTGAGATGAAGCGGAAAAACAGTACTGAGGTGATTGGTAACAAAGACTATCTTGTTTTTATCCACAACGATGCTACTTCCGAGAAAGTTAACACAAAGTGGCTTATGCACGAGATAGCTATTGCGGATGACCCTCTCTATAAG gAAAACTTTGTCGTGTGTCGCCTAGAAAGAAAAACTTGTGATAAAAAGCTTGGTGTTTCAACTACTGATAAACATCAATCAAGTCAAGATTTTGCTTCTAGTTCTAGCATCAATGTTGTGGAAGATATGTCTCTAGAATCTGCTCAACCACCAGATCGACATTTGGTTTCTAAAACAACTCAAAttgtagaaaatataaatttgaagaatCATCTACAACCAAGTgagaatttgttttcttgtaatgaAGACTCAGCAGCTACCACTAGTTTGGATTCGGGATTATCACCGAGTGACTGTTTGATTCATTATTCTGGAAATCATGTTGCAGAAAATACTTCTACAGGATTGCAGCTAGTACCACATGACGTTTTGGAGTCACTGAGACTACCAGATGAGCAATGGGCTCTGGAACAAGAATCGTCATATTCTAATGGTCCTAGTTTTGGTGGTGATTTATTGAATTCTCAATTTGACAGTGGGCAGGCAATTGCTTTCTCTGAGTCGCAGCAACTACCAAACCACTTGATCTCTTGTTCTAGAAATCATGTTGCAGAAAATACTTCTACAGGATTGCAGCTAGTACTGCATCCCGTTTTGGAGTCATGGAGATCACCAGATGAGCAACGGGCTACTTATTCTATTGATGTTGTAGAGAATTCTTTCGAGGTAGAACCTCGAATTCCTGCAGAATTCAATACACATGGCAGCTTTAATGGGCTGAATAATGACTGTTTCCTGGCATTGCAGTCACCAACTTCTCTGGAGCAGGAATCGTCATATTCTAATGGTCCTAGTTTTGGTGGTGATTTATTGAATTCTCAATTTGACAGTGGACAG GATTGCAGCTAG
- the LOC102627183 gene encoding NAC domain-containing protein 86-like isoform X4: protein MDSLTGIGFRPLDEEIIDLLKKKRLDRGFSVETIKEIDFYSFDPWDLAGLSEFQSMQDVCYFFSKPKYRGAKRKRSGQQQHRKTKSGTWKKTGSDSEMKRKNSTEVIGNKDYLVFIHNDATSEKVNTKWLMHEIAIADDPLYKENFVVCRLERKTCDKKLGVSTTDKHQSSQDFASSSSINVVEDMSLESAQPPDRHLVSKTTQIVENINLKNHLQPSENLFSCNEDSAATTSLDSGLSPSDCLIHYSGNHVAENTSTGLQLVPHDVLESLRLPDEQWALEQESSYSNGPSFGGDLLNSQFDSGQAIAFSESQQLPNHLISCSRNHVAENTSTGLQLVLHPVLESWRSPDEQRATYSIDVVENSFESPTSLEQESSYSNGPSFGGDLLNSQFDSGQDCS from the exons ATGGACAGTCTCACAGGCATTGGATTCCGGCCATTGGATGAAGAAATCATTGATCtcctgaagaagaagaggctTGACCGTGGTTTCTCTGTTGAAACGATCAaggaaattgatttttatagcTTTGACCCCTGGGACCTAGCCG GGCTTTCTGAGTTTCAGTCTATGCAAGATGTGTGCTACTTTTTCTCTAAGCCTAAGTACAGGGGTGCCAAGCGGAAACGGTCAGGACAACAACAACATAGAAAAACCAAGTCAGGAACCTGGAAAAAGACTGGCAGTGATTCTGAGATGAAGCGGAAAAACAGTACTGAGGTGATTGGTAACAAAGACTATCTTGTTTTTATCCACAACGATGCTACTTCCGAGAAAGTTAACACAAAGTGGCTTATGCACGAGATAGCTATTGCGGATGACCCTCTCTATAAG gAAAACTTTGTCGTGTGTCGCCTAGAAAGAAAAACTTGTGATAAAAAGCTTGGTGTTTCAACTACTGATAAACATCAATCAAGTCAAGATTTTGCTTCTAGTTCTAGCATCAATGTTGTGGAAGATATGTCTCTAGAATCTGCTCAACCACCAGATCGACATTTGGTTTCTAAAACAACTCAAAttgtagaaaatataaatttgaagaatCATCTACAACCAAGTgagaatttgttttcttgtaatgaAGACTCAGCAGCTACCACTAGTTTGGATTCGGGATTATCACCGAGTGACTGTTTGATTCATTATTCTGGAAATCATGTTGCAGAAAATACTTCTACAGGATTGCAGCTAGTACCACATGACGTTTTGGAGTCACTGAGACTACCAGATGAGCAATGGGCTCTGGAACAAGAATCGTCATATTCTAATGGTCCTAGTTTTGGTGGTGATTTATTGAATTCTCAATTTGACAGTGGGCAGGCAATTGCTTTCTCTGAGTCGCAGCAACTACCAAACCACTTGATCTCTTGTTCTAGAAATCATGTTGCAGAAAATACTTCTACAGGATTGCAGCTAGTACTGCATCCCGTTTTGGAGTCATGGAGATCACCAGATGAGCAACGGGCTACTTATTCTATTGATGTTGTAGAGAATTCTTTCGAG TCACCAACTTCTCTGGAGCAGGAATCGTCATATTCTAATGGTCCTAGTTTTGGTGGTGATTTATTGAATTCTCAATTTGACAGTGGACAG GATTGCAGCTAG